A section of the Humulus lupulus chromosome 2, drHumLupu1.1, whole genome shotgun sequence genome encodes:
- the LOC133814279 gene encoding uncharacterized protein LOC133814279 — protein MDGGRRFEEEWSKPNCDCGFQCVLRTTWTFNNSTRRFYGCPRYKRNEVDGCGFIRWVDPPSFPVHGERFKEEIGGFFKRLEEMEDNVKQLQIMDEKREEELGSILKMLRDLKSGINKKAIVLAANVSK, from the exons ATGGATGGTGGTCGAAGGTTTGAAGAAGAATGGAGTAAACCCAATTGTGATTGTGGGTTTCAGTGTGTACTACGCACTACTTGGACATTCAACAATTCTACTAGAAGGTTCTATGGCTGCCCAAGATACAAG AGGAATGAGGTTGATGGGTGTGGATTTATCAGATGGGTGGACCCTCCATCATTCCCTGTACATGGTGAAAGGTTTAAGGAGGAAATAGGAGGGTTTTTTAAAAGGTTAGAGGAGATGGAAGATAATGTTAAGCAACTACAGATTATGgatgaaaaaagagaagaagaactTGGTTCAATATTGAAGATGTTAAGAGATTTGAAATCTGGT ATAAATAAAAAAGCAATTGTTCTTGCTGCAAATGTATCAAAATAA